Proteins found in one Candidatus Firestonebacteria bacterium RIFOXYD2_FULL_39_29 genomic segment:
- a CDS encoding prephenate dehydratase, producing MNLKKIREKIDGTDKKLLSLLNIRAGLALQVKKHKSGAGYEVYVPEREAAVFKKILSGNKGPFPDNSVKAVFKEIVSASRALQAPLKIAYWGPEATFTHLAAIRHFGSSVELVAIKNLADIFAEVENGRADYGVIPIENSTEGVVNHTLDMFVDSDLKICAETLLKVSYNLLSKSKNLLQIKKIYAFNQPLAQCRNWIKTNLPEIEIVEAKNTAESARLAAKDKNSAAIANSLAGELYILNSLAVRIEDIPDNFTRFLIIGRKNVARTGNDKSSVLVSLKDKVGALYSMLLPFKKYKINLTSIESRPSRKKAWEYFFFIDMSGHVEDANVKKALSELRKECRFFKVLGSYPAEKQ from the coding sequence ATGAACTTAAAAAAAATCAGGGAAAAAATAGACGGTACGGATAAAAAATTACTTTCCCTGTTAAATATTAGAGCCGGTCTGGCGCTGCAGGTAAAAAAGCATAAATCGGGAGCCGGATATGAGGTTTATGTCCCTGAACGCGAAGCTGCGGTATTTAAGAAAATACTGTCAGGAAATAAAGGACCTTTTCCGGATAATTCTGTAAAAGCGGTTTTTAAGGAGATAGTATCTGCCTCAAGAGCTTTGCAAGCGCCTTTAAAGATTGCCTACTGGGGCCCGGAAGCTACTTTTACCCATCTGGCTGCGATTCGTCATTTTGGCTCTTCCGTAGAGCTTGTAGCAATTAAGAATCTTGCGGATATTTTTGCTGAAGTAGAAAATGGAAGAGCTGATTACGGTGTTATTCCCATTGAAAATTCCACGGAAGGTGTGGTAAATCATACACTTGATATGTTTGTAGATTCAGATCTGAAAATTTGTGCGGAGACCTTGTTGAAGGTTTCTTATAATCTTCTCAGTAAATCTAAAAATCTTTTACAGATTAAGAAGATTTATGCTTTTAATCAGCCTCTGGCGCAATGCCGTAATTGGATTAAGACTAATTTGCCGGAGATAGAAATTGTAGAGGCAAAAAATACAGCCGAGTCTGCCCGTCTTGCGGCTAAAGATAAAAACAGTGCGGCCATAGCAAATTCTTTAGCAGGAGAGCTCTATATCCTAAATTCTCTGGCGGTCCGGATTGAAGATATACCGGATAACTTTACCAGATTTTTAATAATAGGCCGGAAAAATGTGGCAAGAACCGGAAATGACAAAAGCTCTGTGCTTGTTTCTTTGAAAGATAAAGTGGGGGCATTGTATTCCATGCTTTTGCCTTTTAAAAAGTATAAAATCAATCTTACAAGTATTGAGTCGCGTCCTTCAAGAAAGAAAGCGTGGGAATATTTCTTCTTCATTGATATGTCCGGACATGTGGAAGATGCAAATGTAAAGAAAGCGCTGAGTGAGCTCCGGAAGGAATGCCGGTTCTTTAAGGTGCTTGGATCATACCCGGCGGAGAAACAATAA
- a CDS encoding type II 3-dehydroquinate dehydratase produces the protein MKNILVIHGPNLNLLGKREPDVYGKVTLESINKELKALARKSKVGIKIFQTNTEGEIVDIIQKECESWADAMVINPAAYTHTSVAIREAISAVKISAVEVHLSNIFKREEFRHKSYISPVSAGGIFGFGKDSYILGFLAAVNISKTKR, from the coding sequence ATGAAAAACATACTAGTAATTCACGGGCCGAATCTTAACTTACTCGGTAAGCGGGAGCCGGATGTGTACGGAAAAGTGACTCTCGAATCTATTAATAAAGAACTGAAAGCCCTGGCAAGGAAAAGTAAAGTTGGTATAAAAATATTTCAGACAAATACTGAAGGTGAAATTGTAGATATTATTCAAAAAGAATGTGAATCCTGGGCGGATGCAATGGTCATTAATCCTGCTGCCTACACTCATACAAGTGTGGCTATAAGAGAAGCCATATCTGCCGTAAAGATCTCGGCAGTTGAAGTCCATCTTTCCAATATATTTAAGCGTGAAGAATTCAGGCATAAATCCTATATTTCTCCTGTTTCCGCCGGAGGAATATTTGGTTTTGGAAAAGACAGTTATATTCTTGGATTCCTTGCGGCTGTAAATATATCTAAAACCAAAAGGTAA
- a CDS encoding ribonuclease R: protein MITKETFLKYLASGRKGPAPFREIMKQFNISKKDKKRLDRFLSELIADGTIVRVAHDKFGLAEAMDLKVGVLSGHRNGFGFVIIPDAEQDIFIPPPMMNGAMHNDKVVVRVTGSKDGGKKKEGEIIRVLERANNEIVGVYEESKHFGFVVPDDKKVWHNIYIHKNDSKGAKGGQKVVVKVTEWPDKGQNPEGRITEILGFKLDPEVDFKAIIRQYNIRTEFTPEVIAEAKASAQPIPEEEIWKRKDFRDDIVFTIDGEDAKDFDDAVSLTEKNGEYHLGVHIADVSYYVKPGSALDSEGYERGNSIYFPNHVIPMLPEALSNEMCSLKPDVDRLTMSAVMKLDAKGELKGYELVKSIIRSKRRMTYTKVSKIVEDKDKELRAEYSDIASTLDNMLKLAKILNKKRFNDGSIDFDLPETKIILDSHDAPLRVEKIIRNWAHRLIEEFMLLTNEVVATHIFRQGLASIYRVHDIPDYDDLIEFERFVNSLKYPLKLKEDVDPKLIQALLKRVKGTPEEEVINNLALRSMKLAVYSTEARGHFALAKKYYSHFTSPIRRYPDLAVHRVLKVLLEKDNRNKYPQSELIKTAKHCSDTERVAEEVEEEIVKLKKIQLIKNHVGRVLDGVVTGVQSYGIFVELSVLYIEGLVHVSSMADDYYTFDEKQYAMFGRNNKKRYRLGDKVKVKVERVDVDKRQVDFVLAK from the coding sequence ATGATAACAAAAGAAACATTCCTCAAATATCTTGCAAGCGGAAGAAAAGGTCCGGCGCCCTTCAGGGAGATAATGAAGCAATTTAATATTTCCAAAAAGGACAAAAAGCGTCTGGACAGGTTTCTTTCCGAACTAATAGCTGACGGTACGATTGTACGGGTGGCGCATGATAAATTTGGATTAGCGGAAGCCATGGACCTTAAAGTCGGAGTACTCTCCGGACACAGGAACGGTTTCGGGTTTGTTATTATTCCCGATGCTGAACAGGATATTTTTATACCTCCGCCTATGATGAACGGAGCAATGCATAATGATAAAGTGGTTGTTCGTGTCACGGGAAGTAAAGACGGGGGGAAAAAGAAAGAAGGGGAGATAATCAGGGTACTTGAGAGGGCAAACAATGAAATAGTCGGGGTTTATGAGGAGAGCAAGCACTTTGGTTTTGTTGTTCCTGATGATAAAAAGGTCTGGCATAATATCTATATTCACAAAAATGATTCAAAGGGAGCAAAGGGCGGGCAAAAGGTAGTTGTAAAGGTGACGGAATGGCCGGATAAAGGACAGAACCCGGAAGGGAGGATTACCGAGATCCTTGGATTCAAATTGGACCCTGAAGTTGATTTCAAAGCAATAATAAGGCAGTATAATATAAGAACTGAATTTACTCCTGAGGTAATAGCAGAAGCAAAGGCTTCTGCGCAGCCCATTCCGGAAGAAGAAATCTGGAAGAGGAAAGATTTTAGAGATGATATTGTTTTTACAATAGACGGTGAAGATGCAAAAGATTTCGATGATGCCGTTTCACTTACAGAAAAAAACGGAGAGTATCATCTGGGCGTGCATATTGCAGATGTCAGTTATTATGTTAAACCGGGTTCAGCGCTTGACAGCGAGGGGTATGAGAGGGGAAACAGTATTTATTTCCCGAATCATGTTATCCCTATGCTCCCTGAAGCCTTGTCCAATGAAATGTGTTCGCTTAAACCGGATGTAGACCGCCTTACTATGTCTGCTGTAATGAAACTGGATGCGAAGGGCGAGCTGAAAGGATACGAACTGGTAAAGAGTATCATCAGGTCGAAACGAAGGATGACTTATACGAAGGTTTCAAAAATAGTAGAGGATAAAGATAAAGAGCTGAGAGCGGAATATTCTGACATTGCTTCCACTCTTGACAACATGCTTAAGCTCGCAAAAATCCTGAACAAAAAAAGATTTAACGACGGTTCAATAGATTTTGACCTTCCTGAGACTAAAATTATTCTGGATAGCCATGACGCGCCGCTCCGGGTCGAAAAAATTATCCGTAACTGGGCTCACCGGCTTATTGAAGAGTTCATGCTGCTTACCAATGAAGTGGTTGCCACGCATATCTTCCGCCAGGGGCTTGCTTCAATATACAGGGTGCATGATATTCCTGACTATGATGATTTGATTGAATTTGAACGGTTTGTAAATTCCTTAAAGTATCCCTTAAAGTTGAAAGAAGATGTCGATCCAAAACTTATCCAGGCTCTCTTAAAGAGAGTAAAGGGTACACCGGAAGAAGAAGTTATAAATAATCTGGCGCTCCGGTCTATGAAACTTGCTGTTTATTCCACGGAAGCAAGAGGACATTTTGCTCTGGCAAAGAAGTATTACAGTCACTTTACCTCGCCGATAAGAAGATATCCTGACCTTGCGGTCCACCGCGTGCTTAAAGTACTTCTGGAAAAGGATAATAGAAACAAATATCCTCAAAGTGAACTCATAAAGACTGCGAAACATTGTTCGGATACGGAACGGGTTGCTGAGGAAGTTGAAGAAGAGATAGTAAAACTGAAAAAAATCCAGCTTATTAAAAACCATGTCGGTAGAGTGCTTGACGGGGTTGTTACCGGCGTACAAAGCTACGGTATCTTCGTGGAACTTTCAGTGCTTTATATTGAAGGACTGGTACATGTTTCCAGTATGGCCGATGATTATTATACTTTTGATGAAAAACAGTATGCAATGTTTGGCCGAAATAACAAAAAGAGATACCGGCTGGGAGATAAAGTAAAAGTCAAAGTTGAACGCGTTGATGTTGATAAACGGCAGGTAGATTTTGTGTTAGCGAAGTAA
- a CDS encoding tryptophan--tRNA ligase — MTGQKKTILSGMRPTGKLHIGHLLGVLNNWVSLQDEYHCYFEVADWHALTSEFANTKAMSENIKEMVTDWLAAGLDPEKSVMFVQSQIIEHAELHLLLSMITPLPWLERCPTYKEQINEIKDKDLSNYGFLGYPVLQAADILIYKANVVPIGQDQLPHLELTREICRRFNNIYGRVFPEPMHLFTKVPKLLGTDGRKMSKSYNNAVFISDSKEEYTKKIKSAFTDPLKMRKNDPGHPDGCPIFMLQNIYSYEETVGIRKDCESGALGCVDCKKILLDNLSKEMEPIQEKRSKIISKKGYAEEVLREGTKKADTVAKKNMAEVRESVFGKNYV, encoded by the coding sequence ATGACCGGGCAAAAGAAAACCATATTAAGCGGGATGAGGCCTACGGGCAAGCTTCACATCGGGCATTTGCTCGGAGTGCTTAATAACTGGGTTTCTTTGCAGGATGAGTATCACTGTTACTTTGAAGTAGCAGACTGGCATGCGCTGACGAGCGAGTTCGCAAATACTAAAGCAATGTCGGAAAACATAAAAGAAATGGTCACAGACTGGCTGGCGGCTGGGCTTGATCCGGAAAAATCAGTCATGTTTGTTCAATCACAGATAATCGAGCATGCCGAGCTTCATCTGCTGCTTTCCATGATAACGCCTCTTCCGTGGCTGGAAAGATGTCCTACTTATAAAGAGCAGATAAACGAGATTAAGGATAAGGATCTTTCAAATTATGGTTTTCTCGGCTACCCGGTACTACAGGCGGCTGATATTTTGATATATAAGGCAAACGTAGTTCCGATAGGTCAGGATCAGCTGCCCCATCTGGAGCTCACCCGGGAGATTTGCCGCAGGTTTAATAATATCTACGGCAGAGTTTTTCCTGAACCTATGCACTTATTTACCAAAGTACCGAAACTTCTCGGAACTGACGGCAGGAAGATGAGCAAATCGTATAATAATGCTGTTTTTATTTCTGATTCAAAGGAAGAGTACACTAAAAAAATAAAGTCGGCTTTTACGGATCCTCTGAAGATGCGTAAAAATGATCCAGGACATCCGGATGGTTGTCCTATCTTTATGCTGCAGAATATCTACAGCTATGAAGAGACTGTCGGGATCAGGAAGGATTGTGAATCCGGAGCTTTGGGTTGTGTAGACTGCAAAAAGATATTGCTGGATAATCTTTCAAAAGAGATGGAACCGATACAGGAAAAACGGAGTAAGATCATTTCTAAAAAAGGTTATGCCGAAGAAGTCCTCCGCGAAGGCACCAAAAAAGCAGATACTGTTGCAAAAAAGAATATGGCGGAAGTCAGAGAATCGGTATTCGGGAAAAACTATGTTTAA
- a CDS encoding SMC-Scp complex subunit ScpB: MDGNFARSIIEALLFVADEPLSTKAIKAVLDELKEDEIRKHIADLALEYETTGRAYAVTEIAEGFQIVTRPQFAEWIKKMYKSKLTHRLSKPALETLAIIAYRQPVTKIEIESIRGVSAEGVIDTLLERDLIAIKGRKDVVGRPLLYGTTKEYLRYFGLKDLTEMPKIEELIGKMGEESDV, from the coding sequence ATGGACGGTAATTTCGCAAGATCGATAATAGAGGCGCTTCTTTTTGTCGCAGATGAACCGCTATCGACAAAGGCCATTAAGGCTGTCCTTGATGAATTAAAAGAGGATGAAATAAGAAAGCATATTGCCGATCTGGCGCTGGAGTACGAGACTACCGGCCGGGCTTATGCTGTTACGGAAATAGCCGAAGGCTTTCAGATTGTTACGCGCCCGCAATTTGCGGAGTGGATAAAAAAAATGTATAAGAGCAAGCTGACTCACCGCCTTTCAAAACCGGCGCTTGAGACTCTTGCCATTATTGCATATCGTCAACCTGTTACAAAAATTGAAATTGAGTCAATAAGAGGTGTAAGCGCGGAAGGTGTTATAGATACCCTGCTCGAAAGAGATCTCATTGCCATTAAAGGCCGTAAGGATGTGGTAGGCAGGCCTTTGTTGTACGGGACTACCAAAGAGTATTTACGGTACTTTGGTTTAAAAGACCTGACAGAAATGCCGAAGATAGAAGAACTTATCGGAAAAATGGGGGAAGAATCAGATGTCTGA